The sequence CGCCGCAGGAGGTAGATGCGGTCCAGCCAGTCGCGCCCGTAGCGCACGTCCTCGACGAAGGGATACGCCCCGACGCGCTCGGACACGCGCTTCACCGCGCGCGGGGTGCGCGAGCCCGGCTTCATCCGGATCTCCAGCGACGCGGGGAGCGGGTTGTTGTCGAGGTCGGCGAAGACGTCGCGGAACTCCTGCATCTCCTCGCGCGCGTTGGCCAGCGCCTCGAGCTTGGAGACGTAGCGCATCTCCAGCACCTCGGGGAGCGCGCGCACCTCCTGCTGCGCGAGCTCCAGCTGGGCGGGCGTCGTCGCGTCGTCGAGGTACGCGACGATCTCCACCTTCTCCTCCACCTTCTCGATCGCCCGGCCGATGTTCCAGGCGGTCAGCCCGAACAGGCCGATGACGAAGAGGGAGAAGCCGATGGCCAGCACGGAGAGGAAGGCCAGCAGCGGGCTGCGGCGGAAGGCGGCCAGCGCCTCGCGGAGCGCATAGGGCATGGCTCAGCTCCCCCGCGTGTCGGCGAGGGTGATCCCCGCCGTCTCGACCACCGTGGGCTGCGGGGCCGGAGCGGGCGCGGAGGCCTTGCTGTCGTACACCACCTGCCCCTGCGCCAGCTCGATCACCCGGTACTCGGGGTGCGCGCGGACCAGGTCGAGGTCGTGGGTGGCCATCAGCACCGTCATCCCCATCCCGTTGATCTCGCGGAAGAGCTCGAACACGCCGCGCGCGGCCCACTCGTCCAGGTTTCCCGTGGGCTCGTCGGCCAGGAGCACCAGCGGCTCGTTGGCCAGCGCGCGGGCCACGGCCACGCGCTGGCGCTCGCCGCCGGAAAGCTCGTCGGGAAGCGCCTGCGCCTTGTGGCTGAGGCCCACCTGGGTGAGCACGCGGTTCACCCGCTGGCCGATGGCGGTGCGCTTGACGCCCGTCACCTCCAGCGCGAAGGCCACGTTCTCCTCGGCCGTGCGGTCGCGCAGCAGGCGGAAGTCCTGGAAGACCACGCCCAGCTTGCGGCGCAGGAAGGGGATCTCGCGGCGGCGGATGGTCTTGCTGCTGAAGCCGGAGACGCGCACCTCGCCCGCGTTGGGGAAGTCGGCCATCTGGACCAGCCGCAGGATGGTGCTCTTGCCGGCGCCCGAATGGCCGGTCAGGAACACCAGCTCCCCCTTCTGCACATGGAACGACACGTCCTTGAGTGCCGCGCCGGAGCGGGGGTACTCCTTGTAGACCGACGTGAGCTTGATCACGGACCGGGACTGCGGGAGGGATACGGCAAGTGGCGGAATGGGCGAAACTTAATGGCACTCGGGCGAGGTGTCAAAGTGCGCGGGTGTGGAAGCGTGGAAGTGCGAAAGTGCGGGAGTGCATGAGTGCGTCCGGCCGGGGCGTGCAGATACTTTGCCGAGCGATGACGTCCCGCGGCTTCGCCCGTGGAGGGCGTGGGGATTCACGGGGGCGTGATACCGGATGGCAATTCACACCGATGCCCGCGTCGACGTCATCCCTGAAGCTCATCGAAACACAGGGTTGATGATCGCAAACTGGTCGTCCACCAGTCTAGCGGGTGCAATCCGGTCCGTCGTGGTCGGGGTGAAGCAGGCCCGTCAGGCAGGTAAGTTCGAGCTGTTCGAGTAGTGCCGGCGTCGGGTGCGACAACGCGAACACGGCGCCACGCTCCATCGCCGCGGCCCGCACCCGTACCAGCATGCTCAGGCCGGGGCTGTCGACATAGGTGGTCGCCTTGCAATTCAGAAGAATGGATTCCGCTCCCTCCTGCACATGCCTCAGCAACTCCGCGCGGAGCGATTCGAGCAAGCCGATGATGATCTGGGGCGGGGCGTCCAGTACGACGCACTTCCCGTTCGTCTCGGAGGTGACGGGCCTCCGCCGGTCGTGGGGCATTCGGAACCATGAGAGAGGTGATTGCGTCTCGAGGGACGGCGCCGCCCAACGCGGCAGGGCAGTCAGAGAACCGAGCGCCCCGCCAGTCCGCCGGACGCCGTTCCAGGGCGCCCGCGAACGGGTGTTTGTCGCTCTACCCGCCTTTGACGACCTCGGCCGCCCGTCTGAGTACGTCGAGCTCTTTGTCGGTCCGCGTTTCCCACGAACGGGGAACCGGGCTGAGCCGACGCTTCTCCGAGCCGCAGTCGAAACACAGCCACCCGCTCGTCAGCTCGCCCGGAAGAAGCGCTTTGCTTCCGCGCGACACCGAGGACGGCGTGACCTCCCACACACACCACGTCACGCCGTCCTCACCGTTGTATTCCCTCAGTGCCATTTTCGTCGTTTCGGGTCCCAGGGGCAAATCGTCCGAAGTTCCCGCAATTTCAGTTCCCAATCGGCATGCCGAAGACCGTTCGTTCGATCGCGTTACAGCGGAACGCATCCTGCCGGTCGAGCGTGGAAATTGTTGTGATTTGGGAGAGCTTGTATGCAACGGCGCTATCAAGGCCACGACGGGCGGTGGTGGACGGTCGAGGCAGTGTTCCCGGGGCGCGACTTGAGCAGCCTCGAGGACAGGCGCATGGCCGCAGGATGGCTCAGGTTCCGCAGCGAGTGCGGAGAGGCGATCTATCTGGCCCCGATTCCTTCGCGGTGGGATTCCTGCGACACCGAGCACCTGGAGGCGCTCCGCGCGGCAGGAAAAGCCGCCGGGTATAGCGACCGACGTGCGTAGGAAGAGCCGGGGCAACCTGCCCCGGCTCTTCCACGTGGCCTGCAGCCCGTGCCGGAGTTCGCCAGCGGCTCCGGTCCGCCCGCCCGCTGCACGATGCGCTCGTCCGGCGTAACCGCTGGCCACCTCCGCGCTTGCAGGCGTCGCGGCGTGGATCTCCCGCAGCACGAGCATGGACGAGCCGAACCGATTCTTCAGCCGGATCCGGGATGAGCGAAATGATGCGATGTCATCCTGCGGAGCGTAGACTGCGCGGGACGCTGGCGGAAGGACGGATCTTCAACGAGGAGCGACGATGCGGCGTCTTCCATTCCTCCTGACCGTGCCCCTGCTCCTGGTGTCGACCGATGTGCTGTTCGCCCAGTCCGCTGCGACGCGGACCGGCCGCGCGTGCTTCCAGCCGCGCCCGCTGCCGGTGTGCCGCAGCTTCTGGATCACCGAGTTCGGGGTGCAGTGGTTCGTGTCCACCCCGCCGGGAGTGAATAACCAGCGGCGGTGGCTGGCCACCTGGGAGGTGGGGTGGATGCGCAACCGCTCGGAAAACCACGCGCTGGGCGGCAGCATCTTCCTGGCAACGAACGACCACGCGCACCGCTCGGGCGTGCGCGCCCGCTACCGCCGCTGGGCGACCGACGAGGTGGCGGTCGACGTCTCGCCCGCGCTCATCGTCTTCCAGTCCGACGAGGATCTGGAGATCGAGACCCGGCTGGGGGCCGCGCTGCAGGCCGGCGTCACCCTGCGCGACTGGATCGGCATCACCTCGCAGGTCGAGGCCGCGTCGGGCGGCGTCCGCCTGCTGACGGGCGTGCGGCTGGGCGGCTACGCCGGCGCGGTGACCGGCCTCGCGCTCCCGCTCGCCGCCCTGGCCGCCGGCGACGATTCCTGAGCCGGCGGACGCGGAGCACGCGGGGACGAAATCTCATCAGTTCTCCGCGTCTCCGCGCCTCCGCGTGAGGCAAAGCAGTTCTCGGAGACGAAGGTAGTCTGACCAGAACGGCGGGCCCCCGCGGAGTCGTCTCCGCCGGGGGCCCGTCGAGTCGTGCCTGAGCTCAGGATCGGGCGCCGCGCATCCGCTCGGCGAGGGTGATCGCGAGGAGGATGGCTTCCTTCATCGACCCCGCGTCGGCGATGCCCTTGCCGGCGATGTCGAGCGCGGTGCCGTGGTCGGGCGAGGTGCGGGGGAAGGGAAGGCCCAGCGTTACGTTCACCCCGCTGCCGAACGCGGCGGTCTTGAACGCGGCCATCCCCACGTCGTGGTAGGGCGCGATCACCGCGTCGAACTCGCCGCGGGCCGCGCGGGTGAAGACGGTGTCGGCGGGGACGGGGCCCGCGGCGCGGATGCCGGCGCTCGCCAGCCAGCGGATCGCCGGCTCCACGATGCGCGCCTCCTCGTCGCCGAACAGGCCGCCGTCGGATGCGTGGGGATTGACGGCGCAGAGCGCGATCCGCGGCGCGGGGATCGCCCACAGGTCCTTGAGCGCGCGCCAGGTCATCCCCGCCTGGTGCGCGAGGAGATCGGAGGAGAGGGCGCCGGGGACGTCTCGCAGCGCGATGTGCGTCGTCGCCAGCACCACGCGGAGCGGGCCGCCCAGCGCGGTGCGCTCCGCGGCCATCATCATCGCCACCTCGGGAACGCGGGCCAGGTCTCGCAGCATCTCGGTATGGCCCGGCCAGTGCCATCCCCCCGCGTGGAAGGCGGCCTTGTCGATCGGCGCGGTGACGATCGCGTCGACCTCGCCCTGCATCGCCATCTCCACCGCGCGGCGGATGGCCTCGCCGGCGACGCGCCCCGCGGCGGCGGCGCCGTCTTCCGGGGTCCATCTCCCGACCCCGACATCCTCGTCCGCCCGCATCAGCGAGTCGGGACCGACGCGGACGAACGAGGCCGCGCCGGCGACCTCTCGGTCGGCCAGCGCGGCCTCCGTCACCTCCGGGCCGATCCCCCGGGGGTCCCCCAGCGTCACCGCGACGCGGACCGGCGTCACGCCCATCCGTCGTCGCCCGTGCGCTCGTCGCGCAGCACGCGGTACAGCTCGCGCGCCTGCTTCTTCGAGGTGCTCTTCCCCGGCGTGGCCAGCAGCTCCACCTCCAGCGTCCGCGACGGGTACCGCACCTCGATCCGCTTCCCCGGCGGCACCGCGTCGCTGGGCCGCGCCGCCTTCCCGTCCACCTTCACCGCTCCCGCCTCGCACGCCGCCTTGGCCTCGCTGCGGCTTTTCGTCAGGCAGAGGCGGTGCAGGAGCACGTCCACCCGCAGGACCTCGTCGGTCACGGCATCACGGTGACGGCGGTGACCTGCCGCAGCTCGGCCACCAGCCGCTCGACCTGCTTCTGCTGCACGATGCGCGAGCGGATCTGCTCCTCCACGTCGGCCAGCGTGTACTCGCCGCCCGGGCGCCGCTCGAGCACCTTCGCGACGACGAAGGACGGCCCGCTCCCGTCGTTCAGCTCGAAGGGGCCCACGATGGTGCCCGGCGCCGCCTCGCCGATGGCGCCGCCGTACGCGGCCGGCAGGCGGTCCGGCAGCACGTCGCGGAGGGTGCGCTGCTCGGGCGGCGTGCTGGTGCGCGCGGCGAGCTGGGTGAGCGAGGCGCCGCCCCGTGCCGCGGTGGCGATGGAGTCGGCCAGCTGGCGCGCCCGGGCCACGTCGGCGTCGGAGATGTCGGGCCGGATGAGGATGTGGCGCGCCTGGCGCTCGCCGCCGCGCACCTTCTCGAGCTTGATGATGTGGTAGCCGTACTCGGTCTTCACGATCGGGCTCACGTCGCCGGGACGGAGCGCGAAGGCCACCTGCTCGAACTCGCGCACCATCTGCCCCGCGCGGAACCAGCCCAGCATCCCGCCCTGCTGCGCGCTGGGGTCCTGCGAGTCGCGCCGGGCGATGGCCTCGAAGTCGCCGCCGCGGCGGATCTCGGCCAGGATCCCCTCGGCCTTGCGCCGCGCGCGGGCCTCGGCCGAGTCGCTGGCCTGCGGCTTCACCACCGCCTGCTGGAAGGAGAGGGTGGCCGGGCGCTGCCCCAGCTGCGCCTTCTGCCGGTCGAAGTACTGCTGGATCTCGGCCTGGGTGACGGCCGGCATGGCCATCTTCGACAGCCGCTGCCCGATGTAGCGCTGGATCAGCGTCTGGTCGGTGAACTGCCGGGTCAGCTCGGCGCGGTACTGGTCGAGGGTGCGGCCGGCCTGCGCCAGCGCCTGCTCCATGGCGGCCTGGCTGCCGAAGCTCTGCTGCACGCGGTTGATCTGCGACTCCACTTCGCCCGCGATGTCGGCCGGGTCGGCCACGATGCCGGCGCGGCGCGCGGCCTCGAGCAGGACCAGGTCGTCCACGTTGCGCTGCACGATCTCCTGCTCCATCTGGCGGCGCGCGGCGGGGTCGGTGGGCACCTGCTGCCCCTGTCCCTGCATGCGCTCCAGCTCGATCAGCACGTCGGAGTAGAGCAGCGAGGTGTCGCCCACCACCGCCACCACGCGGTCCCACACCCGCTGTCCGGGCTGGGGCGCG comes from Longimicrobium sp. and encodes:
- a CDS encoding permease-like cell division protein FtsX translates to MPYALREALAAFRRSPLLAFLSVLAIGFSLFVIGLFGLTAWNIGRAIEKVEEKVEIVAYLDDATTPAQLELAQQEVRALPEVLEMRYVSKLEALANAREEMQEFRDVFADLDNNPLPASLEIRMKPGSRTPRAVKRVSERVGAYPFVEDVRYGRDWLDRIYLLRRLAGGAATVIGVAFALVAAIIIATAVRIAVFARREEISIMRLVGATDGFVQRPFLLEGLMTGAMGGVLAALLTYGAFRILSATMFRIEFIPGQWIVLVVIVGTVFGFLSSMVAVRRHLEAV
- the ftsE gene encoding cell division ATP-binding protein FtsE, which produces MIKLTSVYKEYPRSGAALKDVSFHVQKGELVFLTGHSGAGKSTILRLVQMADFPNAGEVRVSGFSSKTIRRREIPFLRRKLGVVFQDFRLLRDRTAEENVAFALEVTGVKRTAIGQRVNRVLTQVGLSHKAQALPDELSGGERQRVAVARALANEPLVLLADEPTGNLDEWAARGVFELFREINGMGMTVLMATHDLDLVRAHPEYRVIELAQGQVVYDSKASAPAPAPQPTVVETAGITLADTRGS
- a CDS encoding STAS domain-containing protein, coding for MPHDRRRPVTSETNGKCVVLDAPPQIIIGLLESLRAELLRHVQEGAESILLNCKATTYVDSPGLSMLVRVRAAAMERGAVFALSHPTPALLEQLELTCLTGLLHPDHDGPDCTR
- the pdxA gene encoding 4-hydroxythreonine-4-phosphate dehydrogenase PdxA, with the translated sequence MGVTPVRVAVTLGDPRGIGPEVTEAALADREVAGAASFVRVGPDSLMRADEDVGVGRWTPEDGAAAAGRVAGEAIRRAVEMAMQGEVDAIVTAPIDKAAFHAGGWHWPGHTEMLRDLARVPEVAMMMAAERTALGGPLRVVLATTHIALRDVPGALSSDLLAHQAGMTWRALKDLWAIPAPRIALCAVNPHASDGGLFGDEEARIVEPAIRWLASAGIRAAGPVPADTVFTRAARGEFDAVIAPYHDVGMAAFKTAAFGSGVNVTLGLPFPRTSPDHGTALDIAGKGIADAGSMKEAILLAITLAERMRGARS
- a CDS encoding S4 domain-containing protein, with amino-acid sequence MTDEVLRVDVLLHRLCLTKSRSEAKAACEAGAVKVDGKAARPSDAVPPGKRIEVRYPSRTLEVELLATPGKSTSKKQARELYRVLRDERTGDDGWA
- a CDS encoding peptidylprolyl isomerase — translated: MRALTALSAAALLAAPAALAAQQPAAPQPGQRVWDRVVAVVGDTSLLYSDVLIELERMQGQGQQVPTDPAARRQMEQEIVQRNVDDLVLLEAARRAGIVADPADIAGEVESQINRVQQSFGSQAAMEQALAQAGRTLDQYRAELTRQFTDQTLIQRYIGQRLSKMAMPAVTQAEIQQYFDRQKAQLGQRPATLSFQQAVVKPQASDSAEARARRKAEGILAEIRRGGDFEAIARRDSQDPSAQQGGMLGWFRAGQMVREFEQVAFALRPGDVSPIVKTEYGYHIIKLEKVRGGERQARHILIRPDISDADVARARQLADSIATAARGGASLTQLAARTSTPPEQRTLRDVLPDRLPAAYGGAIGEAAPGTIVGPFELNDGSGPSFVVAKVLERRPGGEYTLADVEEQIRSRIVQQKQVERLVAELRQVTAVTVMP